A region of the Bacillus sp. NP247 genome:
CCCAGGTGGTAAAATTTGTGGTTGTGTAATATCTAAAGTCGGACCTGGTGGTAAAATTTGTGGTTGCGTCGGATCAATTGTTGGTGGTTTAGGTGGTGAGACACGTGCGTCATAGTTTGGTTGATACATTTGTTGTTGGTATTGTGGTTGTTGTGGCTGAGTTACATATGGATTTTGTTGAAATTGTTGTTCTTGATTTTGCTGAGTTGGGTATGGATTTTGTTGTTCTTGAGTTTGCGGTGCTGCATATGGATTTTGCTGATATTGTTGTTCTTGATTTTGTGGTGATGCATATGGATTTTGAGGATATTCATAATTTGGACGTGTGTCATATGGATTTTGTTGTTCTTGAGCTTGCGGTACCGCATACGGATTTTGAGGATATTCATAATTTGGACGTGTGTCGTATGGATTTTGTTGTTCTTGATTTTGCGGTGTAGCGTATGGATTTTGTTCGTATTGGGGCTCTTCATGTTGTGTTTCTTGCTCCTCATATTGTTCAGCATATCTTTGCTCCTGATGTTGAGGGTAAAGAGGTTGTTGTGGGTAAGGTGGTTGATTATTATAGAACATGTTGATTCCTCCTTCATAATGATGCCTACCACCTAGTGTATGGGCGGACAAGAAAATATGTGATGAAAAAATGCGGGCGTGTTACAATAAGTAACTGGGTGAAGATAAAATGATAAAACAAGAAAAAATACAAAAAACAATAACTTTCGTAAAGCATATTTTAGAAAAAGATGCGAGTGGGCATGATTGGTATCATATTGAACGCGTACATAAATTGGCGATTTCTTTATCCGAGCAAGAAGGGGGAAATCGTTTTATAATTGAAATGGCAGCATTACTTCACGATGTAGCAGATGAGAAGTTAAATGAGAGTGAAGAAGCAGGAATGAAAAAAGTTTCTGATTGGTTAGAAGAGTTACGTGTTGAAGAAGAGGAAAGTAAGCATGTTCTTCATATCATCGCCAATATGTCTTATAAGGGCGGTCATGGTGGCACAGTTGAGTCACTTGAAGGGAGAATTGTTCAAGATGCGGATCGTTTAGATGCTCTTGGTGCAATTGGAATAGCTCGTACATTTGCATACGGAGGGGCGAAAGGGAGATTAATGTATGATCCAACTATTCCGCCTCGAGAAGTGATGACGAAAGATGAATATAGAAAAAATAATGATCCATCTTTAAATCATTTTTATGAAAAACTTTTGAAGCTAAAAGATTTGATGAACACGAATGCAGCAAAACAAGAGGCTGAAATTCGTCATCGTTATATGGAACAGTTTATTGAACAATTTATGAAAGAGTGGAATGCACAAATATGAAAATGTTAACTGTGGAGAACTTATCGAAATCATATGGAGAAAAACCGTTATTTGATGGATTATCATGTAGTATTACAGAAGGACAACGTGTCGGAATTATTGGTGTAAACGGTACTGGTAAATCGACATTATTAAAAATTATTGCAGGATTAGAAACTCCTGATACAGGTGATATGACGCATTCACGTGGTTACACCATTAGTTATTTATCACAGCAACCAGAGTTTGATGAAAAACTAACAGTATTAGAGCAAGTGTTCCATGGTGATACACCTTTAATTCGTCTTCTTCGTGATTATGAACAATCGTTATTAAATATTGAAAAAGATCCAAGTAATGAAAAAGTACAGGAACAATTATTTGCAGTGCAGCAACGTATGGATGCAATGAGTGCATGGGAAGCAAATGCAAATGCGAAATCTCTTTTAACGAAATTAGGAATTACAGATTTTACTGCAACTGTTGGAAACCTATCTGGTGGACAAAAAAAGCGTATTGCAATGGCGCAATGTTTTATTGAAACACCTGATTTATTAATTTTGGATGAGCCTACGAACCATCTTGACCATGAGACAGTTGAATGGTTGGAAGAATATTTAGCAAGATATACAGGTTCGGTATTACTTGTAACCCATGATCGTTATTTCTTAGATCGTGTAGCAAACCGTATTTTTGAATTAGATAATGGTAAACTATATAGCTACGAAGGAAACTATAGTACATTTTTAGAAGCGAAAGCACTTCGTGAAGAGCAAGAATCGGCACAAGAATCAAAACGCCAAAATTTATATCGTCGTGAACTTGCTTGGATTCGCCGTGGTGCAAAAGCCCGTTCTACGAAACAAAAGGCGCGTATTCAGCGTTTTGATGAGCTGAAGGGACAAGAAGGACCAGCAGCGAAGCAATCAGTTGATATTGCATTAAGTGGAAGTCGTTTAGGAAAGAAAGTACTTGAATTAAAAGATGTAACGAAAAAATTTGGTGATAAAACAGTATTACATAACTTTAATCATATTGTGAAGCCTGGTGATCGTATCGGAATCATCGGAGCAAATGGAAGCGGGAAATCTTCGCTATTAAATATGCTTGCAGGAAAACTATCTCCTGATAGTGGTGAAGTTGAAGTAGGACAAACTGTAAAAGTTGCTTATTATACGCAAGAAAATGAAGAGATGAATTTAAATCAGCGTATGATTGAATACATTAAAGAGATTGCAGAAGTTATTCATACGACAGACGGAAAAGTAATTGGTGCATCTCAAATGTTAGAACGTTTCTTATTCCCGACGCATTCACATGGTACACCGCTTGGTAAACTATCTGGTGGCGAAAGAAGACGTTTATATTTATTACGTATTTTAATGGGAGAACCAAACGTACTATTACTTGATGAACCTACAAATGATCTAGATACACAAACATTAACAGTACTGGAAGATTATTTAGAAGATTTCCCAGGTGTCGTTTTAACTGTATCGCATGACCGTTACTTCTTAGATAAAGTAGTAGATGAATTGTTCATCTTTAGTGGCGAGGGCGAAGTGCGTGAATTCCTAGGTAGTTATACAGATTATTTAGAAATGGAAAAAACGAAAGAACTTATTGAGAAAGCGGAAGTTCAAAAAGAAAAAAAAGTAGTAGAAGAAGCTCCAAAACAACAACGTAAACGTAAACTTTCATACAATGAGCAGCGTGAATGGGAAACAATTGAAGATACAATTGCCGAACTAGAAGAGAAAATTGAGTCAATTGGAGAAGAACTTGCGAAAGTTGGATCTGATTTCACAAAGGCACAAGAATTATCTGAAGCACAGCAGAAAACAGAAGAAGAGCTAGAAAAAGCGATGGAAAGATGGAGTGAGTTATCAGACATCGTTGAAGGTTTAAAATAAAAACAAGCTGCATATATTGAAAAGTAAAGAGAAAAACTTTACACTATTGGTAGAACCTATTTTAGGAGGGAAAAAATGAGAACATCTAATCCAATGTTGAAAAAAGAGGCATTCCGTAAAGAGGGAGCAAATGCTTCTGCGATGACTATTGGCGGAACAGTAGGCAAAACGTTTATCATGCTTATCTTGCTGCTTGCAACGTCTGTCTATTCATACATACAGATGACGCAAGGTACGATGAAGATGCCAGTATTAATTGGTGCTTTAGTTATTGCGGCAATCGTTGCGTTTGCGTCTATATTCTTCCCACGCATATCACCTATCGGTGCACCAATCTATGCAGCGGTAGAAGGGGTAGTATTAGGAAGTATTTCAGCGGTTTATACAATGAAATTTGGCGATACTATCGTTTTAAACGCTGTATTACTAACAATTTCTATTCTATTTGCGATGTTAGTTTTATATGCAACGCGCGTAGTAAAAGTAACTGATAAATTCCGTACGGGTGTAATTGCCGCTACAATGGGGATTATGGTTATGTATTTAATCGTATTCTTATTAAACATGTTCGGTGTAACTGTTCCATATATTCACCAGGGCGGTACAATCGGTATTATCATTAGTGCGGTTGTTATTGTAGTTGCTGCATTAAATTTATTACTAGATTTCGATTTAATCGAAAGCGGTGCACGTAGCCAAGCTCCAAAATATATGGAATGGTACAGTGCAATGGGTCTAATGATGACGCTAGTATGGCTATACTTAGAAATTCTTCGTTTCGTTTCTTACTTTACGAAAAATGACTAATGAAAAAAAACCTGCATGAAATATGCAGGTTTTTTTTGTTTTTAAAGATAAATTGAAAATATGGATGTTGGCGACTTGAATTGAAGGGGGATGGAATATGATGAAAGAGAAAAAAGGAATTATGAAAAAACTATTTTCTAAAAGTTTTTTCATAGAACTAGATGACGCTTTAACATATCCGTCAGCAGAAGTCATTCTTTCAGCTATTGAAGGATATGGGGCTGAATGTAATGAACAATTAAAGTTTGAGAGTAAAGTTAAACTGATTACTTTCTACTTAGAAAATGTAATGTATCGCGCTAAAATAAAGATGGCTCGTGGAGGATATATACATATCTTGCAGTGAAGTATAATATTTCTTGAAACCTTACATGTTTAAAATATGTAGGGTTTCTTTTTTACTTTTGTAAGATATAAAGTAATACTTTTTACTTATAAACATATTATTTTGCGCTTTTTACCCTTCAAACATTTTTCTTTACAATGAAGAAAAATATGTGAGGTGGTATAACTTATGATGAATCGAGTTGTATTAATCGGTAGATTGACAAAGGAGCCAGAATTATACTTCACAAAACAAGGTGTCGCTTATGCGCGAATATGTGTTGCGGTGAATAGAGGGTTTCGAAATAGTTTAGGTGAACAACAAGTGGATTTTATAAATTGTGTTGTTTGGAGAAGGTCGGCTGAAAATGTAACGGAATATTGTACGAAGGGGTCACTTGTTGGGATTACAGGGCGTATTCATACGAATAATTATGATGATGAGAAAGGAAAGAAAATATATAGAACTGAAGTTGTGATTGAGAGTATTACCTTTTTGGAGAGAAGGAGGGAGGGGGCATCGCATAAGAAATAAGGAGTATTAAAATAAAAGAGGGCTTTGTATAAACTGTACCCTATCGAATAGACACTTAAAAAAGTCTATTCGATAGGGTATTTCTTGTATAATAAGAAGAAAATTAGAATCGGAGAACATTCAGAATGACAAAAAAATTATTCACCACAAAGGAAACACAAAACCTATCGAAGAATCCATACGTAAAATCTGTAAGTGAGAAAGGCATTACCTACACAGATGAATTTAAACGTATCTTTATTGAAGAAAATGAAAAGGGAAAACCACCTCGTATTATTTTTGAAGAATGTGGATTTGATATAGACATCATCGGTCTACAACGTGCTGTGTCATCAGGAAATAGATGGCGTACTTCCTATAAGGAAAATGGTGTGTTTGGTTTAAGAGATACACGTAAGGAAAACTCGGGAAGAAAGCTAGAAAGAGAGCTTACATTAGAAGAGAAATATGCACGTTTGGAAGCGGAACGAAACTTATTAAAAGCTGAAAATGAGCTGTTAAAAAAGATCAAATTTATGGAAGGGAGGATGGGAAAAAAATAACGTTACAACCTAGTCAAAAGTACCTATTAATTCGTTCTATTATTGAAAAATATAGCCTAAAAAATATGGTGAGATATTTGTGTAAAATTGCAGGTGTTTCGCGTTCTGGATACTATAATTATTTTTCCACCACTTCTCAAAGTAGGCGAGAAGAAAGAATACATCAAGATGAAGTGGTGAAGAAACTCATATTAAAGGCATTTCAATTTAAAAATCGAAAGAAAGGGGCGCGTCAAATCAAAATGACATTGGCGGGTCAATTTCAAGTTGTCTACAATTTGAAACGTATCCGTAGAATCATGAAAAAATATGGGATAATCTGTCCCATTCGTAAAGCGAATCCCTATAAAAGAATGTTGAAAGCGACGAAAGAACACTTCGTGGTACCGAATCAATTAAAGCGAGAATTCAGGCAAGGTACACCTGGAAAGGTACTTCTGACAGATATCACATACCTGTTTTATGGTAAGAATCAGAAAGGATATTTATCTACCATTCTAGACGGGTCCACAAATGAAATTTTGGCGTATCATGTTTCAGAACGACTTACACTAGATATCGCAACGACGACTCTTCACAAACTAAAGAAGAATAAGAGAGTGCGATTAACGGAAGGTGCCTATATTCATTCAGATCAAGGAGCTCATTACACAAGTCCTACTTATCAAAAATTAGTCAAAAAATTAAAGCTGGGACAATCTATGTCAAGACGAGGAAACTGTTGGGATAATGCCCCTCAAGAATCTTTTTTCGGGCACTTTAAAGATGAAGCACACATAAAAACTTGTACGTCTTTCCCTCAGTTAAAACAAGAAATTAAAGACTATATGAAATACTATAATCAGCATAGATATCAATGGAATTTAAAGAAGATGACTCCTGTTGAATACAGAAATCATCTTCTTGATGCCGCCTAACTTTTTTTAAAATGTCCTTTACAAAGGGTACAGATTAGTAGCAGAGCCCTCTTTTATTTTTGATTGATACCTTTCCAAACAATATCCAACTGTTGATTAAGTATATTTTTCGCACTTGTTTCATTAGCGTGTAATAGCGAGTGGGACATTAGTGTATAAAAATAAGTACTCATAATAGTAGAAGTGATGATATTTGTACCCCATGGACTGTGTAATTTTTCTGTCTCTTTCGCTTCTTTAATAATAGAAGACAAACTTTCTTCTAGCTGGTGTATACTTTTTAATTCATTTTCTACTAAGTAGTTAGATTTAATAATTTCAAAGACGGCATGCTTCATTAATTCACCATGTCCAGTAAATCGATCCAGTAAATCACCTAAAACAAGTTTGATTCGCTCTTTCGGATGTTCCACATTTGCATATGTTTTTAAACTTTCATTCCATAGTTCAATTTGAGAATCACCTAAAAATAATAATATGTTTTCTTTTTTCGGAAAGTAGTTGAAGAAAGTTCCTTTTGCAATCCCGCATGCAGTAGTAATATCTTGAACCGTTACATTTTCGTACCCACGTTCTTGGAAGAGTTGTACTGCTTTTAGGAATATAAGTTCTTTTAATTCTTTTTTTCTCGTTTCTCTAAGCATATAATCGACTCCTAACACAAACAATTATATCTGTTTATTAGATAATCTCAAACGAAATTGTATTTCATAAACAAATTTACTGTTTAATGAAGTTTAATACAATCATAGGAGTTTTTAGGTCGTGTTGTATTCGAACGCCCTTTGTGGATGTAGCGTTAGAGTTTTCCATTATTGTAATTGTATCTTCATCATTTACTAAAATTAATAAAGTTTTTATAGATTGATCTTCATATACAATTTCCAGTTTACTTGATACGGATTCCATAGTTTGTTTAGTTAAAGAAACCTCTTTAGGTGTACCTGCTTGAATAGACTTAAGCATTTGTACAATAAACCCTTTATTATTTGTTTCGGCTTTTACTGTATTATTTTCCTTCATATTTAACAACTTTACATCTGTTATTTCATCTGTTTTCAATGCTAGTTTTGAAATTTCTTTATTTGAAGGAGAAGAAGTACACCCAAGTAAATTAATAATTAATGCAGTTGAAAGAAGGGTAGAAAGAATTCTGTTCATACTTTTCGCCACTGTTCGTTATAGTTTTTTGTTATAAATGAAAACTGTATAGTTCATGAGCTTGCTTTTCAGAAATCCATTTCGGGATACGTTTCATTACTTGGTTTCTTAGTATAGTTAAAGGTTTACTTTCCATTTGCGCCATTTTTCCAACTTTCCAGGCAGTGTTTGAGATTTTTATAATTCTATCTCGTCTTTTTTGTTCGTATTCTATAAATGCTTGACGATAGTGGGCGTTATTTTTGATACATTCAGCAAGAATAATAGCATCTTCAATTGCCTGACAAGCTCCTTGACCTAAATTAGGTGTAAGTGCATGGGCAGCATCCCCAATAAAGACGATGCGTTTTTCAAAAAATTGTTTCATTGGAGTGATGTCTACAATATCACGATGAATCATAGTAACGTCCGATGCATTGTTTAAAATATCTGGGATAGGACTATGGTAACTTTTGAAATGATTATATAAATCTGCTGTTGTGTATGCTGTGTATTTTCGGTCCCTAGCTTTAGCATTTATGAGCGCATACCAATATACTTCGTTGTTTGGAAGAGGAACGATACCAAATCTACCGTTTGTTCCCCAAGTTTCAATAAAATCATTTTTAAAAGAAAGATTATGAGCTGGAGTTACGCCGCGCCAACACGTATATCCGGCATAACGATAACCATCGCTTTGTATTACTTGTTTTCGAACGACAGAATGAATACCATCAGCAGCAATGAGTATATTACCGAGTGCTTCACTACCATCT
Encoded here:
- a CDS encoding HD domain-containing protein; translated protein: MIKQEKIQKTITFVKHILEKDASGHDWYHIERVHKLAISLSEQEGGNRFIIEMAALLHDVADEKLNESEEAGMKKVSDWLEELRVEEEESKHVLHIIANMSYKGGHGGTVESLEGRIVQDADRLDALGAIGIARTFAYGGAKGRLMYDPTIPPREVMTKDEYRKNNDPSLNHFYEKLLKLKDLMNTNAAKQEAEIRHRYMEQFIEQFMKEWNAQI
- a CDS encoding ABC-F family ATP-binding cassette domain-containing protein — its product is MKMLTVENLSKSYGEKPLFDGLSCSITEGQRVGIIGVNGTGKSTLLKIIAGLETPDTGDMTHSRGYTISYLSQQPEFDEKLTVLEQVFHGDTPLIRLLRDYEQSLLNIEKDPSNEKVQEQLFAVQQRMDAMSAWEANANAKSLLTKLGITDFTATVGNLSGGQKKRIAMAQCFIETPDLLILDEPTNHLDHETVEWLEEYLARYTGSVLLVTHDRYFLDRVANRIFELDNGKLYSYEGNYSTFLEAKALREEQESAQESKRQNLYRRELAWIRRGAKARSTKQKARIQRFDELKGQEGPAAKQSVDIALSGSRLGKKVLELKDVTKKFGDKTVLHNFNHIVKPGDRIGIIGANGSGKSSLLNMLAGKLSPDSGEVEVGQTVKVAYYTQENEEMNLNQRMIEYIKEIAEVIHTTDGKVIGASQMLERFLFPTHSHGTPLGKLSGGERRRLYLLRILMGEPNVLLLDEPTNDLDTQTLTVLEDYLEDFPGVVLTVSHDRYFLDKVVDELFIFSGEGEVREFLGSYTDYLEMEKTKELIEKAEVQKEKKVVEEAPKQQRKRKLSYNEQREWETIEDTIAELEEKIESIGEELAKVGSDFTKAQELSEAQQKTEEELEKAMERWSELSDIVEGLK
- a CDS encoding Bax inhibitor-1/YccA family protein produces the protein MRTSNPMLKKEAFRKEGANASAMTIGGTVGKTFIMLILLLATSVYSYIQMTQGTMKMPVLIGALVIAAIVAFASIFFPRISPIGAPIYAAVEGVVLGSISAVYTMKFGDTIVLNAVLLTISILFAMLVLYATRVVKVTDKFRTGVIAATMGIMVMYLIVFLLNMFGVTVPYIHQGGTIGIIISAVVIVVAALNLLLDFDLIESGARSQAPKYMEWYSAMGLMMTLVWLYLEILRFVSYFTKND
- a CDS encoding single-stranded DNA-binding protein, encoding MMNRVVLIGRLTKEPELYFTKQGVAYARICVAVNRGFRNSLGEQQVDFINCVVWRRSAENVTEYCTKGSLVGITGRIHTNNYDDEKGKKIYRTEVVIESITFLERRREGASHKK
- a CDS encoding IS3 family transposase (programmed frameshift), translated to MTKKLFTTKETQNLSKNPYVKSVSEKGITYTDEFKRIFIEENEKGKPPRIIFEECGFDIDIIGLQRAVSSGNRWRTSYKENGVFGLRDTRKENSGRKLERELTLEEKYARLEAERNLLKAENELLKKIKFYGREDGKKITLQPSQKYLLIRSIIEKYSLKNMVRYLCKIAGVSRSGYYNYFSTTSQSRREERIHQDEVVKKLILKAFQFKNRKKGARQIKMTLAGQFQVVYNLKRIRRIMKKYGIICPIRKANPYKRMLKATKEHFVVPNQLKREFRQGTPGKVLLTDITYLFYGKNQKGYLSTILDGSTNEILAYHVSERLTLDIATTTLHKLKKNKRVRLTEGAYIHSDQGAHYTSPTYQKLVKKLKLGQSMSRRGNCWDNAPQESFFGHFKDEAHIKTCTSFPQLKQEIKDYMKYYNQHRYQWNLKKMTPVEYRNHLLDAA
- a CDS encoding TetR/AcrR family transcriptional regulator, translated to MLRETRKKELKELIFLKAVQLFQERGYENVTVQDITTACGIAKGTFFNYFPKKENILLFLGDSQIELWNESLKTYANVEHPKERIKLVLGDLLDRFTGHGELMKHAVFEIIKSNYLVENELKSIHQLEESLSSIIKEAKETEKLHSPWGTNIITSTIMSTYFYTLMSHSLLHANETSAKNILNQQLDIVWKGINQK
- a CDS encoding FAD-dependent monooxygenase; translation: MNNVIIIGGGIAGLCAAISLQKIGLNVKVYDKNIEPTVAGAGIIIAPNAMQALEPYGISKQIKKFGNESDGFNLVSEKGSILSKLTIPTCYPKMYSIHRKNLHQLLLSELQKGTVEWGKECVKIEQNEENALKILFQDGSEALGNILIAADGIHSVVRKQVIQSDGYRYAGYTCWRGVTPAHNLSFKNDFIETWGTNGRFGIVPLPNNEVYWYALINAKARDRKYTAYTTADLYNHFKSYHSPIPDILNNASDVTMIHRDIVDITPMKQFFEKRIVFIGDAAHALTPNLGQGACQAIEDAIILAECIKNNAHYRQAFIEYEQKRRDRIIKISNTAWKVGKMAQMESKPLTILRNQVMKRIPKWISEKQAHELYSFHL